The genomic stretch TTCCTCTCCCCTTGCAGTTTTATCGCCGGCTCGAGAGTGAAATTACGAGCCGATCTTGTCTCTCACGACCTTGTAGACGGCTTCGGTCTTCTCGGCGGCGGCGGCCAGCAGAGCCTCGACCTCGCCGATCTGTTTCTCTGCGAACTCGCGATCCTTGATCGCCTTTGCATTGATGTAGACGTTGAGCGCGGCGCTCCGCAATCCGGCATTGGCCGCGAGGACGGCGACGCCGGCGTCGCTGATAACGTTGAGATTGCCCTTGTCGGCGACAGCCTCGGAGAGGACGATCACCTCGAAGCAGGCCTTCACGGCGCGCAGCGGCGCGAGCGTGGCGTCCTTCAGCGCGACCTGAATGGCGGCCGTGCGC from Methylosinus sp. C49 encodes the following:
- the fchA gene encoding methenyltetrahydrofolate cyclohydrolase, whose translation is MTKDETIGKFLDDLASERPTPGGGGAAAVMGAIGAALVSMVANLTIGKKNYEAVEEDLKAARAEAERVRAELTAAIDEDVVAFNSVMGAYGLPRATDEDKAVRTAAIQVALKDATLAPLRAVKACFEVIVLSEAVADKGNLNVISDAGVAVLAANAGLRSAALNVYINAKAIKDREFAEKQIGEVEALLAAAAEKTEAVYKVVRDKIGS